In a single window of the Gossypium hirsutum isolate 1008001.06 chromosome D02, Gossypium_hirsutum_v2.1, whole genome shotgun sequence genome:
- the LOC107927637 gene encoding DNA-directed RNA polymerase III subunit RPC9 codes for MKIKEANAGALTNFEVLGFLRSRGASKDPTRVIVPIAPSEFKVYDYLVESAACNQTKEHVKEFLERCKSYKLAKAEVLNIINLRPSALVEIDPIIEESEKRFGEQLEELVNLVVEVLPEPPTQKLPEPESNEVKEDTMDGKNMDEDKTETVTVEQIDKDQIEPNEDGEQIVVS; via the exons ATGAAGAT AAAAGAAGCTAATGCCGGCGCACTTACCAATTTCGAAGTACTCGGTTTTCTACGATCTCGAGGGGCATCGAAGGATCCGACAAGAGTTATTGTTCCAATAGCACCATCTGAGTTCAAG GTTTATGATTATTTGGTAGAGAGTGCCGCTTGCAATCAAACGAAAGAACATGTCAAGGAGTTCTTGGAAAGGTGTAAAAGTTATAAACTTGCAAAAGCTGAGGTGCTCAACATCATTAATCTCAGACCATCTGCATTAGTTGAAATTGACCCG ATAATAGAGGAATCTGAGAAACGATTCGGAGAACAACTAGAAGAGCTTGTTAATTTGGTGGTAGAGGTGTTGCCAGAGCCTCCTACACAAAAACTTCCCGAACCAGAAAGCAATGAGGTTAAAGAAGACACCATGGATGGAAAAAACATGGATGAGGATAAAACGGAAACCGTAACAGTTGAACAGATCGACAAGGATCAAATAGAGCCAAATGAAGATGGTGAACAAATTGTGGTTAGTTAA